A region of Theileria annulata chromosome 2, complete sequence, *** SEQUENCING IN PROGRESS *** DNA encodes the following proteins:
- a CDS encoding uncharacterized protein (chr2.C.cand.264 - conserved hypothetical protein, jmjC domain, PF02246 Protein L b1 domain), translating to MREVPSIPRDSDFRDLIKDSIPFKISGYTSDDLGSCLEEWKPERLSSILSERRVSVHVSSEPNLNFVAKNFKYEYMTFSDLFWRIKESQKCLNGDREYLYYRSLGERPRKDPSNLSSVHPYLEETFKLPAEISRILDDSSSSIHSTVFRISQPGVELWTHYDALDNFLVQIHGSKLVILFPPSTLHKLSITDTSSPYRNICKLDMDSANSELLSAYKLAYKTVLNPGDVLFIPAAWSHGIHSLFPEDDSEEIKTCISVNLFFSDGQVEYASKNVYGNEDPAPMKRACDLLQKDFLNLSLQLPVHLQKAFWSKVASISLQYLNNL from the exons atgAGAGAAGTTCCTTCCATACCAAGGGATTCAGATTTTAGAGATTTAATTAAGGATTCCATACCCTTTAAAATCTCAG GATATACATCTGATGATTTGGGCTCGTGCCTGGAAGAATGGAAACCAGAACGTTTGAGTTCTATCCTAAGCGAAAGAAGGGTTTCAGTACACGTTTCAAGTGAACCAAACCTGAACTTTGTGGCTAAAAATTTCAAGTACGAGTACATGACCTTTTCTGACCTGTTTTGGCGGATTAAAGAATCTCAAAAGTGTTTAAACGGAGATCGTGAGTACCTATACTACAGATCATTGGGTGAACGTCCGAGAAAGGACCCATCGAACCTCTCGTCAGTTCACCCTTATCTGGAAGAGACTTTCAAATTACCAGCTGAAATCTCACGAATACTTGATGACTCTTCATCAAGTATCCACTCGACAGTTTTTAGAATATCGCAACCTGGAGTAGAACTCTGGACTCATTACGACGCTCTGGAC aattttctGGTTCAGATTCACGGGAGTAAGCTCGTTATTTTGTTTCCTCCATCTACATTGCATAAGCTGTCAATAACAGACACCTCCTCACCTTACAGG AATATTTGCAAACTGGATATGGACAGTGCCAATTCTGAGCTTTTATCAGCCTATAAACTTGCCTACAAGACAGTTTTGAACCCAGGAGATGTCCTGTTCATTCCAGCAGCATGGTCACACGGTATACACTCGCTATTTCCAGAAG ATGATTCTGAGGAGATTAAAACGTGTATCTCAGTAAACTTGTTCTTCTCAGACGGTCAAGTTGAGTACGCAAGCAAAAACGTCTACGGCAATGAAGACCCAGCACCAATGAAGAGAGCATGCGATCTGCTCCAAAAggattttttaaatctttcaCTTCAACTACCGGTTCATCTCCAGAAGGCGTTCTGGAGCAAAGTCGCCTCAATTTCACTTCagtatttaaataatctctaa
- a CDS encoding uncharacterized protein (chr2.cand.254 - hypothetical protein) has translation MSLSFDSYHGHSPVYSNFNEYKGDANSDTNLNYSENSNDLSAKINDNSLVELTLNLERERETYLEAVAVLHDQLRESHEQCQQLVNSHAELTRELEAEVDDGWKEAKHWQDKYYKSCRIMKAAGIDVNKYPNLSVVGSPENEATNISSVSTNVNELNDYPAENFNGTWVYTLSDNFEDLETLANIHSLSNNNFPLTEAEAKMREKVKNAWINLKTPRRFSNQYHVPEYMRESNSEPLSKILELLKYVDY, from the exons ATGTCGTTGAGCTTCGATAGTTACCACGGACATAGCCCAGTTTATAGTAATTTCAATGAGTACAAAGGAGATGCCAATTCAGATACGAATTTGAACTATTCTGAAAATTCTAATGATTTATCTGCCAAG ATAAACGATAACAGTCTCGTGGAATTGACTCTCAACCTTGAGAGGGAGAGAGAAACCTATTTGGAGGCAGTTGCCGTTCTCCATGACCAACTCCGTGAATCCCACGAACAGTGCCAACAGCTGGTAAACTCTCACGCTGAACTCACCCGAGAACTTGAGGCTGAAGTTGACGATGGTTGGAAGGAGGCCAAACACTGGCAGGACAAGTATTACAAGAGTTGCAGGATCATGAAAGCTGCTGGTATTGACGTCAACAAGTACCCTAACCTGTCGGTGGTTGGGAGCCCTGAAAACGAAGCAACCAACATTTCAAGTGTTAGCACAAATGTAAACGAGCTTAATGACTACCCAGCTGAGAATTTTAATGGTACCTGGGTCTACACACTTTCCGACAACTTCGAGGATCTCGAGACCCTCGCCAACATCCATAGCCTTTCAAACAACAATTTCCCGCTAACTGAAGCTGAGGCTAAGATGAGGGAAAAGGTAAAGAATGCGTGGATAAACCTCAAAACTCCTAGAAGGTTCTCAAATCAGTACCATGTTCCAGAGTATATGCGTGAATCAAACTCTGAACCTCTCTCAAAAATACTCGAACTTCTTAAATACGTCGATTActga
- a CDS encoding DNA polymerase delta small subunit, putative (chr2.cand.253 - DNA polymerase delta small subunit) yields MGNERLDCEFVESYSERFITTGEGYKSQYYLRSVSKLQSLKKLLLETIKTRWTNVKIDDSDPEAYKLVESINYVKGKCVVIGTIFKQMKNHPSPLDEYIQKFDIKVEQRLEYTDDDDYLFLEDHTQRLVLVGNCLNPHKFVSGLVIAVRGYMNDENKFVTEDYILPEVPDTLALYNIKDEEKFIALTSGLELSGKDLNYKSLLLLQNFILGECNSEYNKRLVRLVVAGNGIGRCDIESLERSDIFYAQLASSVNVDLMPGTTDRPMDPTNSNLPQQVINPILMENSKRYGTFRSTTNPYFFSIDGLVIWKGVSSTQFIIDQVRFLGVSGQTVEDMCKFSRLSELDALKLIARSRCIAPTGTDSLPIHSEMDVFNLTEDSEYPHVFFTGNCKEYEVGDFGTSGTTKLPKLVCVPSFRREPTLVLISLRTLEVTALKLT; encoded by the exons ATGGGAAATGAGAGACTTGACTGTGAGTTTGTGGAATCTTACTCAGAAAGATTCATTACGACAGGAGAAGGATACAAAAGTCAGTATTACCTTCGAAGCGTGTCAAAGCTCCAATcactaaaaaaattattgcTTGAAACTATAAAAACAAGGTGGACAAATGTAAAAATTGATGATTCTGATCCAGAAGCCTATAAATTGGTGGAATCCATCAACTATGTTAAG GGAAAGTGTGTAGTTATAGGgacaatttttaaacaaatgAAGAATCATCCCTCACCCTTGGatgaatatatacaaaAGTTCGATATTAAG GTTGAGCAAAGATTGGAATATACAGATGATGATGATTACTTATTCCTAGAAGACCATACGCAGCGCTTAGTTCTTGTAGGAAATTGTTTGAACCCTCATAAATTCGTATCCGGACTg gtGATTGCAGTTAGAGGATACATGAATGATGAGAACAAGTTTGTTACTGAGGATTACATTCTGCCGGAAGTTCCAGATACACTGGCACTTTACAACATAAAGGACGAGGAGAAGTTTATCGCACTCACTAGCG GGCTAGAATTAAGCGGGAAAGATCTCAATTACAAGAGTTTGTTACTTTTGCAAAACTTTATACTTGGAGAATG TAATAGCGAATATAACAAAAGATTAGTAAGACTAGTAGTGGCAGGGAATGGAATAGGAAGATGTGATATTGA GTCATTGGAAAGATCGGACATTTTCTACGCGCAATTGGCCTCATCAGTTAACGTTGATCTTATGCCAGGTACTACGGATA GGCCAATGGATCCAACCAACAGTAACCTGCCTCAGCAAGTAATTAACCCGATTCTGATGGAAAATAGTAAAAGATATGGGACTTTCAGGTCCACAACCAACCCATACTTCTTCTCAATTGACGGA CTAGTTATATGGAAGGGTGTATCATCAacacaatttataattgaTCAGGTTAGATTTCTAGGAGTATCAGGCCAAACAGTGGAAGATATGTGTAAATTCAGTAGACTATCAGAACTTG ATGCACTTAAGCTCATTGCAAGATCAAGGTGCATTGCTCCTACAGGAACCGACAGCCTTCC GATTCACTCCGAGATGGACGTGTTCAACCTTACCGAAGATTCCGAATACCCACACGTTTTTTTTACCGGAAACTGTAAAGAGTACGAAGTAGGAGATTTCGGAACCTCAGGAACAACCAAACTACCGAAATTAGTCTGTGTGCCTTCCTTTAGGCGGGAACCCACGTTGGTGCTCATTTCACTGAGGACTCTGGAAGTTACCGcactaaaattaacatgA
- a CDS encoding (SNARE-interacting) vesicle transport protein, putative (chr2.cand.253 - hypothetical protein;~1 probable transmembrane helix predicted for TA13335 by TMHMM2.0 at aa 130-152), translated as MIYQYTTYITYLTCSLSQNNYSFNPPLMLNYIMNNVNDWYINAERDEEYGDRTHLLQQSRALDESLSNLAQSRSVLNDTNELGANVMSKLLNQRDSIVRTKQLISETQNIQHETRDIITSIGRSEFYTRVLMYLTVVMLVLAIIFIIIYKVLKK; from the exons ATGATCTATCAGTATACTACATACATTACGTACCTTACATGTTCCTTAAGCCAGAATAATTATAGTTTCAACCCACCACtaatgt taaattatattatgaaTAATGTTAACGATTGGTACATTAATGCGGAAAGAGATGAAGAATACGGAGATAGAACACACCTACTCCAACAGTCCAGAGCACTTGACGAATCACTATCTAATTTAGCACAATCTAGAAG CGTTTTAAACGATACAAACGAGCTCGGTGCGAATGTTATGTCTAAGCTACTCAACCAAAGAGATAGTATCGTGAGAACAAAACAACTG ATAAGCGAAACCCAAAATATACAACATGAAACCAGAGATATCATCACATCTATCGGAAGATCGGAATTCTACACCAGAGTTCTCATGTACCTCACCGTAGTAATGCTGGTTTTGgcaataatttttattataatttataaagttTTGAAGAAATAA
- a CDS encoding uncharacterized protein (chr2.C.cand.265 - hypothetical protein) codes for MNVIWNQFMYEICERVSKYSDSSRFDDINSFDKVDKFTPTDISLIFSSFSHVRRNNKQFYDFLLQSVLRDVAKYTVRDIAVLYNSLAKLSTFNEFVFDSLNKDVALLLNSLLDLRICNLKEIFVKCSLILSSRIKYIENPHTLTLLLYSYSRLIILKDKDKLNKPKNLSSPLEPKLTPIIANDYEHIILSDVIITLLSKCSDVLLTMNPTDLLYLYRSYLNLLFNSTYVDETNETTTETISSNELNVDGRIYNNILKFYKLNNQILQNKLAFQTRELIILYHLLQNTTKRMIDDNDLITFATQEEMKNLKNVIKEELIYRIKQMSVIDSMNFINLLDHSDDSLELVFRRLCDKLSREHQWETYTLSQLLMVLEKIKARNCISEDSRNLVAVLISKTPRILKLSDLALISEVSTLFGIKSTALERRLSTIECRCENLTENQIYTFFHTFVSLGFLQFLDPILEHLYHVRDPNASADLLLDVSILKFLSLKNINEDIIEHLENNLKNVDLSYIKLLLTGLTTQSIDIFGTHELNYISNLKRISFNDIYREFSDDFEEFVAKHDPNVRLGKNIVVNNINLPMAVEINNKQIAIVLLFDDFYRTNKKMLKLHKYVQLRLLKHLGVGYMCFDLIDYYTNENKPNLLANLLKNLYNEASGVEKVKEHSQPDSNDKVGVNVIIKERNLKKMNNFSRFKLMVANC; via the exons ATGAATGTTATTTGGAACCAATTTATGTACGAAATATGCGAAAGGGTCTCCAAATACTCCGATTCATCAAGATTTGACGATATTAATAGTTTTGATAAGGTCGATAAATTCACGCCAACCGATATATCACTAATCTTCTCTTCATTTTCTCATGTgagaagaaataataaacagTTTTACGATTTTCTATTACAG tcAGTTCTTCGAGATGTTGCAAAATATACAGTACGAGATATCGCAGTTCTGTACAATAGTCTGGCGAAACTTAGCACTTTTAACGAGTTTGTGTTTGATAGCCTAAACAAA gatGTAGCACTTCTTTTGAATAGCTTATTGGATCTTAGAATTTGTAACCTGAAGGAGATATTTGTCAAATGTTCCCTGATTCTGTCGAGCAGAATTAAGTACATCGAAAACCCTCACACATTAACACTTTTACTTTATTCATATTCCagattaataattctaaagGATAAAGATAAACTCAACAAGCCGAAAAACTTAAGCTCACCTTTAGAACCCAAGCTAACTCCCATAATAGCAAATGATTATGAACACATTATACTATCAGATGTTATCATTACACTCCTATCAAAATGCTCTGATGTGCTTTTGACAATGAACCCTACTGACTTGTTATACTTATATCGCTCTTATCTAAACTTGTTATTCAATTCTACATATGTTGATGAAACCAATGAAACCACCACCGAAACCATTTCTTCAAACGAACTGAATGTAGATGGgagaatatataataatatccTCAAGTTTTACAAGCTGAACAACcaaatattacaaaataagTTGGCCTTTCAAACACGCGAATTGATCATCCTATATCATCTTTTACAAAACACAACCAAAAGGATGATTGATGACAACGACCTAATCACTTTCGCAACTCAGGAAGAGAtgaaaaatttaaagaatgTAATTAAGGaagaattaatatacaGAATAAAACAAATGTCAGTTATCGACTCtatgaattttataaatcttTTGGATCACTCAGATGATAGTCTAGAATTGGTGTTTAGGAGACTATGCGACAAGTTAAGCAGAGAACACCAGTGGGAGACATACACACTCTCACAATTGTTAATGGTTCTGGAAAAGATAAAGGCGAGGAATTGTATAAGTGAGGATTCTAGGAATCTGGTTGCGgttttaatttctaaaacCCCTAGAATTTTGAAACTCAGTGACCTTGCACTAATCTCAGAGGTTTCAACCCTTTTCGGCATAAAATCTACTGCTTTGGAAAGAAGACTGTCAACAATAGAGTGCAGATGTGAAAATCTAACCGAGAACCAGATTTATACTTTCTTCCATACATTTGTATCATTAGGATTTCTACAGTTTTTAGATCCCATACTTGAACACCTCTATCACGTCAGGGATCCAAATGCCTCAGCTGACTTACTTTTGGATGTTTCAatactaaaatttttatcgctaaagaatataaatgaagATATAATAGAACATTTAGAAAACAACTTAAAGAACGTTGACCTATCTTACATAAAGTTGTTACTAACTGGCTTAACCACTCAAAGCATTGATATTTTTGGAACACatgaattaaattacaTCAGTAACCTAAAGAGAATTAGTTTTAATGACATATACAGGGAATTTTCTGATGATTTTGAGGAATTTGTGGCAAAACACGACCCAAATGTTAGATTAGGCAAAAATATCGTAgtcaataatataaaccTACCAATGGCGgttgaaataaataacaaaCAAATTGCAATAGTATTACTATTTGACGACTTTTATAgaacaaataaaaaaatgCTAAAACTACACAAATACGTACAACTCAGGCTGTTGAAGCATTTGGGAGTAGGTTACATGTGCTTTGATCTAATAGACTATTACACAAATGAAAACAAACCAAATCTTTTGGCGAATTTGCTcaaaaatttgtataatgAAGCAAGTGGTGTGGAAAAGGTAAAGGAGCACTCACAGCCAGATTCCAACGATAAAGTTGGTGTTAACGTTATCATAAAGGaaagaaatttaaagaaaatgaaCAACTTCAGcagatttaaattaatggtagcaaattgttaa
- a CDS encoding DNA topoisomerase II, putative (chr2.C.cand.266 - DNA topoisomerase ii), with protein sequence MGKAKTVEERYQKKTQLEHILLRPDTYIGSTELNNQQMWLYDEEKNRMVYETIDYVPGLYKIFDELLVNAADVYARQLSDPTLEKMTCIKVTIDRGTGAIVVYNDGEPIPIQIHSEHKMYVPQLIFGELLTSDNYDDSEERVTGGRNGFGAKLANIFSKTFTVVVGNKKTHKKFKMTWCNNMTKTKSPAHIESYTGPDFVKITFIPDYSRFNLEELDEGTYRVLKKRVYDMAGTLGVKVYLNNERIKVKDFKDYVNLYLPEDATEIVKIYEKMYRWEVVISSSEDGFRQVSFVNSINTLKGGTHVSHVVDPLVQSLTKKVNSKNKGGIELKPNQIRNHIFVFINCQIVNPSFDSQTKETLTTKIVKFGSKYTMSDKTLNQVLKSKIFDNIISWLHEKTNIELKKKMKVAKGNDKLFGIPKLEDANKAGTRYATECTLILTEGDSAKTSCLAGLSVVGRDKYGVFPLKGKLLNVREASYKQLTQNIEVQNILKIMGLDITNKLRQDSSGLRYGSIMIMTDQDYDGSHIKGLLINMFHNFWPKLIQFNGFIKEFITPIIKVTNKSNNQVHSFFTIEDFNNWKQTVDISNYRVKYYKGLGTSSDNEFKEYFGNLNRHIVEFKYVDTVDDDSIDLAFSKKRIDDRKKWIQNYVLGTTVDHSIKKLRYSDFINKELIQFSIYDTERSIPSVIDGFKPGQRKVLFGCFKRNLKNECKVAQLTGYIAEHSAYHHGENSLQQTIINMAQDYVGSNNINLLLPCGQFGSRKEGGKDAAAARYIFTKLSPLTRYIFLQEDDPILDYQNDDGQIIEPYYYLPIIPMVLVNGAEGIGTGFSTFIPSYNPIDIIDNIVNFLDNKDMNDMIPWYRNFKGTVTRNSKLGYDIIGNYELNHSINQLVITELPINRWTNDYREYLNSIMATNKEDEGYITDYGDFSSNEFIKIKIKLNDSGPDITDDIEKVFKLKTTISTSNMILFDCNKRIKKYNGAIDILKDFITTRVKYYTKRREYMIKQLQLQLQQLSNQIRFINMIINNELVIFRKSKKQIVSELKRLNFNTYKPEEEEDEEDNDIEGFNYLLKMSLLSLTLDHINKLNNEYNSKQVQLKELINTTPIQLYKKDLVVLKEQLVQTKQYKPYDKRVKLQPEPIVSEKVPETRRVPSLNGTTPSTNGLTHSTNGIAVNNSIPHVDIFDLTELEEVDMEKGDEVYGSSQYEDNFQLSQLELSQVNPEEFTQSNTEDSSQYIPEFSSQTSEKEPNPLEKYSTSLLDRLNKKYNSNVLTSIINTDEEAKTPPSKPIPKQVEKTPAKSSTSNSGKKSTSIKRKISSKLILSSDEDSTPPKPARRTKKPKKIIEDEDESESEFELEDDDESEFELDDD encoded by the exons ATGGGAAAGGCAAAGACGGTCGAAGAGAGATACCAGAAGAAGACACAACTGGAACACATTTTGCTCCGACCCGATACATATATCGGAAGCACAGAGCTAAATAATCAGCAGATGTGGTTGTACGACGAGGAAAAAAACAGAATGGTATACGAAACGATAGACTATGTACCAGGCCTGTACAAAATCTTCGATGAACTCTTGGTAAATGCAGCAGATGTGTACGCACGCCAACTAAGCGACCCGACGCTAGAAAAAATGACCTGCATTAAGGTAACAATTGACCGCGGAACAGGAGCAATAGTAGTATATAACGACGGTGAACCAATACCAATACAAATCCACTCTGAGCATAAAATGTACGTGCCGCAGCTTATTTTTGGAGAGCTTTTAACGAGTGATAACTACGACGACTCGGAGGAACGTGTGACTGGAGGAAGGAACGGGTTCGGAGCTAAACTCgcaaatatattttcaaagaCGTTTACAGTAGTTGTAGGAAACAAGAAAACCCATAAGAAGTTTAAAATGACTTGGTGTAATAATATGACCAAGACAAAATCTCCAGCACATATCGAGTCATACACAGGCCCAGATTTCGTTAAAATAACATTCATACCCGACTACTCACGATTCAACTTAGAGGAACTGGATGAAGGAACTTATAGAGTTTTGAAGAAAAGAGTATACGATATGGCAGGTACACTTGGAGTCAAggtatatttaaataatgaaaggATAAAGGTAAAGGATTTTAAAGACTATGTAAACCTTTACCTACCAGAGGATGCAACagaaattgtaaaaatttACGAGAAGATGTACCGTTGGGAAGTAGTAATCAGTTCATCGGAAGATGGATTTAGACAGGTCTCTTTCGTGAATAGCATAAACACATTAAAGGGAGGAACACATGTTTCACACGTAGTTGACCCCCTAGTACAATCGTTAACCAAAAAAGTTAACTCGAAAAATAAAGGAGGAATAGAGTTAAAGCCTAACCAGATTAGGAACCACATCTTTGTATTTATTAACTGTCAAATAGTAAACCCATCATTCGATTCACAAACGAAg gAAACTTTGACTACGAAGATAGTAAAGTTCGGTAGCAAGTATACAATGTCAGATAAGACACTTAACCAAGTTCTCAAGAGCAAGATCTTTGATAACATCATCAGCTGGTTGCACGAAAAGACAAACATTGAGTtgaagaagaaaatgaagGTGGCCAAAGGTAACGATAAGTTGTTTGGAATCCCAAAACTTGAAGATGCAAATAAAGCTGGAACGAGATACGCAACAGAATGTACACTAATATTAACAGAAGGAGATTCGGCAAAAACATCATGTCTGGCAGGGTTGTCGGTTGTGGGTAGGGACAAATATGGTGTATTCCCCTTAAAGGGTAAGCTGTTAAATGTTCGTGAAGCTTCTTACAAACAGCTCACCCAAAACATTGAAGTACAAAATATACTTAAGATTATGGGTCTTGACATTACAAACAAACTGAGACAGGATTCATCAGGCTTGCGCTACGGAAGCATTATGATAATGACAGATCAAGATTATGATGGATCACACATTAAAGGACTCCTGATAAACATGTTCCATAACTTTTGGCCCAAACTGATACAGTTCAACGGATTCATAAAGGAGTTCATTACACCAATTATTAAAGTAACAAACAAGTCTAATAACCAAGTCCACTCATTCTTCACAATTGAGGATTTCAATAACTGGAAACAAACAGTTGACATTTCAAACTATAGAGTTAAATACTAcaaa gGTCTGGGTACAAGTAGTGATAATGAGTTTAAGGAGTATTTTGGAAATTTGAACAGGCATATAGTGGAGTTCAAATACGTTGATACCGTAGATGACGACTCAATTGATCTAGCCTTTAGTAAAAAGAGGATCGATGATAGGAAGAAGTGGATCCAAAATTATGTGCTGGGTACTACAGTAGATCACTCAATAAAGAAACTACGTTATTCAgatttcattaataaagAACTTATACAGTTTAGCATATACGACACTGAACGTAGCATACCGTCGGTGATTGACGGGTTTAAGCCAGGTCAGCGTAAAGTACTGTTTGGCTGTTTTAAGCGTAACTTGAAGAACGAGTGCAAAGTTGCACAACTTACAGGGTACATTGCAGAACATTCTGCTTACCACCATGGTGAAAACTCGTTACAACAGACAATCATAAACATGGCACAAGACTATGTAGGCTCAAACAACATAAACCTACTCCTTCCATGCGGACAGTTTGGTAGTAGGAAAGAGGGTGGTAAAGACGCAGCAGCAGCTCGTTACATATTCACAAAACTCTCACCTCTAACACGTTACATATTCCTACAGGAAGATGACCCGATACTTGACTACCAAAATGACGACGGCCAAATAATAGAACCATACTACTATTTGCCCATAATACCAATGGTGTTGGTCAACGGAGCCGAGGGTATCGGAACCGGTTTTAGCACCTTCATCCCCAGCTATAATCCAATTGACATAATCGACAACATAGTAAACTTCCTAGACAACAAGGACATGAATGACATGATCCCTTGGTACagaaattttaaaggaACAGTGACTAGGAACAGTAAACTGGGATATGACATTATCGGTAACTATGAATTGAACCATAGCATAAACCAACTTGTGATCACCGAATTGCCAATTAACCGCTGGACAAATGACTACCGTGAATACCTAAACTCAATAATGGCTACAAATAAGGAAGATGAAGGGTATATTACGGATTACGGAGATTTCAGTAGCAACGAGttcatcaaaattaaaatcaagCTTAACGACTCGGGGCCAGATATCACCGACGATATTGAAAAGGTGTTCAAGCTTAAAACCACAATTTCAACGAGCAATATGATTCTTTTCGACTGTAACAAGAGAATTAAAAAGTACAACGGTGCAATTGATATTTTGAAGGATTTTATTACCACCAGAGTTAAGTACTATACTAAGAGGAGAGAGTACATGATAAAACAACTCCAACTCCAACTACAGCAGTTATCTAACCAGATTAGATTTATAAACATGATCATAAACAACGAACTTGTGATCTTTAGAAAATCAAAGAAACAGATTGTAAGTGAGCTCAAAAgacttaattttaacacCTACAAACCAGAAGAGGAAGAGGATGAGGAAGACAACGATATTGAAGGGTTCAATTACCTCCTTAAAATGTCACTCCTAAGCTTAACACTGGATCATATCAATAAGCTTAACAACGAATACAATTCTAAGCAGGTCCAACTCAAGGAACTTATAAACACAACTCCAATCCAGCTATACAAGAAAGACTTAGTTGTTCTGAAGGAACAACTTGTTCAGACAAAACAGTACAAGCCTTACGACAAAAGGGTTAAACTACAACCAGAACCCATTGTTTCAGAAAAGGTCCCAGAAACCAGACGTGTTCCATCCCTAAATGGCACTACTCCCTCGACTAACGGCCTTACTCATTCAACTAATGGAATCGCAGTCAATAATTCTATTCCTCATGTGGATATATTTGATCTTACTGAACTTGAAGAAGTGGATATGGAAAAAGGTGATGAAGTTTATGGATCATCACAGTATGAGGACAATTTCCAGTTATCTCAGTTGGAGCTTTCTCAAGTCAACCCAGAAGAGTTTACACAATCTAATACCGAAGATTCATCTCAATATATCCCTGAATTCTCATCGCAAACTAGTGAAAAGGAACCTAACCCCCTTGAAAAGTATAGCACATCTCTCCTTGATAGGCTGAACAAAAAGTACAATAGCAATGTGTTGACCAGCATAATTAATACGGATGAAGAAGCCAAAACACCCCCTAGCAAACCTATACCAAAACAAGTAGAAAAGACCCCTGCAAAGTCTTCAACCAGTAATTCCGGAAAAAAATCAACAAGTATTAAAAGGAAAATTAGTAGCAAGCTGATTTTAAGCTCAGATGAGGATTCCACACCACCAAAACCTGCTAGGAGAACTAAAAAACcaaagaaaataatagaaGATGAGGATGAAAGTGAATCAGAGTTCGAACTCGAAGATGATGACGAAAGTGAATTCGAATTGGACGATGATTAA